CTGGTTCTTCTTTATAAGCAGAAAAGGTGGTCACATCAGCCAGTAGCTTTTTCAATTCTGTCATCTAATTGACCTCCTTTTTAAACTTCTTCCTTGTAATCAATACCTAATTCTTTGCTGATTCCAGCATAACCTTCTGCCTCTAAGCGTTTGGCAAGGTCAGCGTTACCTGTTAAAACAACGCGACCGTCCATCATGATATGAACGACATCAGGCGTAATATAGTTTAACAAACGTTGGTAATGGGTAATGATTAAAGCACCAAAATCATCGCCGCGCATTTCGTTGACCCCTTTTGCCACTACCTTTAACGCATCGATATCAAGACCTGAGTCAATTTCATCTAAAATAGCAAAAGTTGGTTCCAACATTAATAGTTGTAAAATTTCGTTACGCTTTTTCTCCCCACCGGAAAATCCTTCATTCAAGTAACGTTCTGCCATTTCTTCTGGCATATTTAATAATTCCATTTTTTTATCTAGCTTTTTTAAAAATTCCATGACTGAAATTTTATTGTCTTCATCTCGTTTTGCATTAATTGCTGCCCGCATGAATTCTGCGTTGGTGATGCCTGGAATTTCACTTGGATATTGCATTGCTAAAAATAGCCCTGCCCGTGCTCGTTCATCAACTTCCATCTCCAATAAATTTTCACCATCTAACAGAATTTCACCTTGGGTTACTTCATAATTAGGGTTTCCCATAATCGCAGCAGATAAAGTAGACTTCCCTGTTCCGTTTGGTCCCATAATGGCATGAATTTCGCCAGTTTTCAGCGTCAAATTAACACCTTTTAGAATTTCTTTATCTTCGATTGCTACATGTAAATCTTTAATTTCTAACGTTGCCATCGTCTCGCCTCCATCATTTTCATTCTCACTCATTTTACGCTAATTGAGAATGATAAGCAAACTTCCCTCAATAAATTTGCTTATTCTTTTACTATTATAAAATCAATAATTTTCAATTTAGAATGATTATAAATTAAAAGACCCAAAACGAAAACTTCCTCGTCTTGGATCTTAGTTATTTCTCATTTATTCTAGTGGCCAATTAGCCAGTTTTTGTAATGCTCGTGCACTATTCTGCCCTAAAATCACCGGATTAGCGCCAACTTGAACAAGAGAATAAGATGCACCTGTCTTACTGCCTAACATTGTGCTCAGTTCAATTTTCTCCCCAATCACTTTGGCATGAGCGGCTAGTGGAACGTTACAACCAACCCCAAAGACAGATAAAAACGCACGCTCACAAGTAATTGCGCTTCGCACATTTTTGTCATCAATAGCTGCGGCGATTTTTGCTGCAGGTGAATTTTTCACAGCTTCAACTGCAATCACCCCTTGGCCGACAGCTGGCAAAAATTCATCTAACGTTAAGGAAACTTGATGCAGTTTAAAATCACCTAAAGCTTTGGGATGGCGTAGTAGTGCAGCTTGAGCCATCATGATACCGTCGTATTCTTTTTGGGCTAATTTTTTTAAACGCGTATCGATATTTCCCCGCAAAGACTTAATCATAAAATCCGGACGTAGCGACAATAGTTGAAATTGGCGGCGTAAACTGCCAGTACCGATCACAGCGCCTTCAGGCAAATCTGTTAATGTAGTAAACTCATTGCGTA
The DNA window shown above is from Enterococcus montenegrensis and carries:
- the sufC gene encoding Fe-S cluster assembly ATPase SufC, producing the protein MATLEIKDLHVAIEDKEILKGVNLTLKTGEIHAIMGPNGTGKSTLSAAIMGNPNYEVTQGEILLDGENLLEMEVDERARAGLFLAMQYPSEIPGITNAEFMRAAINAKRDEDNKISVMEFLKKLDKKMELLNMPEEMAERYLNEGFSGGEKKRNEILQLLMLEPTFAILDEIDSGLDIDALKVVAKGVNEMRGDDFGALIITHYQRLLNYITPDVVHIMMDGRVVLTGNADLAKRLEAEGYAGISKELGIDYKEEV
- the hemC gene encoding hydroxymethylbilane synthase, which produces MDVKIGTRKSPLAQIQTDNVIARLQNLFPEHRFLKVLLTTTGDKDQTTALSQMAGQGVFVKTIQQKLLTGEIDLAVHSAKDLPSTEPEGLTLAAFPERAPAGDALILRNEFTTLTDLPEGAVIGTGSLRRQFQLLSLRPDFMIKSLRGNIDTRLKKLAQKEYDGIMMAQAALLRHPKALGDFKLHQVSLTLDEFLPAVGQGVIAVEAVKNSPAAKIAAAIDDKNVRSAITCERAFLSVFGVGCNVPLAAHAKVIGEKIELSTMLGSKTGASYSLVQVGANPVILGQNSARALQKLANWPLE